Proteins encoded within one genomic window of Cytophagales bacterium:
- a CDS encoding toprim domain-containing protein, producing MNIEQAKSIRLDEVLTRQGFEPLDVKKGGTEFWYISPFRQERTPSFSVDLNRNLWCDFGEVGGAEQKCAGGNVIAYVMRFYHTDVSGALEQLKTLFQGNISQKESSRNRSIKKKGNPMKLQLVKSIELPALHNFLNERKIPFSLAQKYLKQVHYKHEETFTTGYALGMRNDEDGYEIRNKYFKGLIGKRGITFVKGSNSNGNLQMIEGHYDFLSLLAIYQKEKPQSDAIILNGATMINEAVRLMKANDYQKVQTWFDNDLGGRQALDKLTGEFQKASISIKPQNHKYKGFNDINEMHRALSMPEISERFGL from the coding sequence GTGAATATCGAGCAAGCAAAATCTATTCGATTAGATGAGGTACTTACAAGGCAAGGATTCGAGCCACTTGACGTGAAAAAAGGTGGAACGGAGTTTTGGTATATTTCTCCATTTCGTCAGGAACGTACGCCTTCATTTTCTGTTGACCTTAATCGAAACCTTTGGTGTGACTTTGGAGAGGTTGGTGGAGCCGAACAGAAATGTGCTGGTGGAAATGTAATCGCGTACGTTATGCGCTTTTACCACACTGATGTTAGTGGCGCACTAGAACAATTAAAAACTCTTTTTCAAGGTAATATCTCTCAAAAAGAGTCATCAAGAAATCGATCTATCAAGAAGAAAGGTAACCCCATGAAGTTACAGCTTGTAAAGTCTATTGAGCTCCCTGCCCTTCACAACTTTTTGAATGAAAGAAAGATACCATTTAGCCTGGCACAGAAATATCTTAAACAAGTTCATTATAAACATGAAGAAACCTTCACAACTGGCTATGCACTCGGCATGCGAAACGATGAGGATGGCTATGAAATCCGAAACAAATATTTCAAAGGCTTGATTGGCAAGCGCGGGATCACCTTCGTTAAGGGAAGCAATTCAAATGGCAATCTGCAAATGATTGAAGGCCATTATGATTTTCTGTCTTTGCTGGCAATTTATCAAAAGGAAAAACCCCAATCAGATGCAATTATTTTAAACGGCGCAACGATGATCAACGAAGCCGTACGTCTTATGAAAGCCAACGATTACCAAAAGGTACAAACATGGTTTGATAATGATCTTGGAGGACGGCAGGCTCTTGATAAATTGACCGGCGAGTTCCAGAAGGCCTCAATTTCTATCAAGCCACAAAATCATAAGTATAAAGGCTTCAATGACATAAATGAAATGCATCGAGCCTTATCGATGCCAGAGATTTCGGAACGGTTTGGTCTTTAA